One genomic segment of Nitrospira sp. includes these proteins:
- the traL gene encoding type IV conjugative transfer system protein TraL translates to MGTFIPRYMDALPQILWWELDELVILFLSFFLGLITRQLTTLLIVGVISTFILAKLKNGKSDGFIFHLAYWYGVPSFAIKGVPSGAIREFVE, encoded by the coding sequence GTGGGTACCTTTATCCCGAGATACATGGATGCGCTTCCCCAAATTCTTTGGTGGGAGTTGGATGAACTGGTGATTCTCTTTCTGTCTTTTTTCCTCGGTCTGATTACACGCCAGCTCACCACGCTCTTGATCGTCGGTGTCATTAGCACATTCATTCTTGCGAAGCTCAAGAACGGCAAGAGTGATGGCTTTATTTTTCATTTGGCCTATTGGTATGGCGTTCCGTCTTTTGCGATCAAAGGCGTGCCTTCAGGGGCGATTCGGGAGTTCGTTGAGTAG
- a CDS encoding TraE/TraK family type IV conjugative transfer system protein, translating to MKIELWKSLLHTRQMLIVFMALIILLLSGALVTNGIFRSHEVLHIVPMQIQQAYSASAMDGDEQYRKAIALSLLPWIANVTPASVEYTHKLFMSYVPPDLYGVMGESLGAEAVYVKKHNLNRVFFPTATRVSGDEIIIQGMERRFVGKTETQEEEREYHIKLRFQDWKPWVVAVRGIHLDRTNNADGKSGESEAGHNG from the coding sequence ATGAAAATCGAACTGTGGAAATCATTGTTGCATACCAGGCAGATGCTCATCGTGTTTATGGCGTTGATCATCCTTCTATTGTCTGGTGCGTTGGTAACCAACGGCATCTTTCGAAGCCATGAAGTGCTTCACATCGTGCCGATGCAGATTCAGCAGGCGTACTCGGCGAGTGCCATGGATGGGGATGAACAGTATCGGAAGGCCATCGCGCTCTCGCTATTGCCATGGATTGCCAATGTCACTCCCGCGTCAGTCGAATACACCCATAAATTGTTCATGAGTTATGTCCCTCCAGATTTGTACGGGGTCATGGGAGAGTCGCTCGGAGCTGAAGCGGTGTATGTGAAGAAACATAACTTGAACCGAGTGTTTTTCCCAACAGCGACTCGGGTGAGCGGAGACGAAATCATCATTCAGGGAATGGAGCGCCGGTTTGTTGGCAAAACTGAAACCCAAGAGGAAGAACGTGAATATCACATCAAGCTGCGTTTTCAAGACTGGAAGCCGTGGGTTGTTGCTGTGCGTGGTATCCATCTGGATCGCACTAACAACGCCGATGGAAAGTCTGGCGAGTCAGAGGCTGGTCATAACGGGTGA
- a CDS encoding type-F conjugative transfer system secretin TraK has product MESLASQRLVITGDSPQQIVLSSRDLNVLVFPSQVTSAVTSKTDLQADKDGRNVIVRARTGPADLIITAGSLTYVFEITVRPALSAQMINIDDFRGAAMDRDADPIRHAADYQDGLLEVINLVAKGSIPKGYFASTIPQEFYPKWLELKVLNAVEYRGPKYRVTVYVLENIAQTKYTIRQPEFYTGRQKAIALDRQVVEPGERVEILITDDTPPIREKAAPKIDPDSKN; this is encoded by the coding sequence ATGGAAAGTCTGGCGAGTCAGAGGCTGGTCATAACGGGTGACAGTCCGCAGCAGATCGTCCTCTCCAGTCGTGATCTGAACGTGCTTGTGTTTCCCAGCCAGGTCACGAGCGCTGTGACCTCAAAGACGGACCTCCAGGCTGACAAAGATGGTCGGAATGTGATCGTCCGTGCGCGAACCGGGCCTGCCGATTTAATCATCACGGCAGGTTCCCTCACCTACGTGTTTGAAATCACTGTTCGGCCTGCGCTGAGCGCGCAGATGATCAATATCGATGACTTTCGCGGTGCCGCTATGGATCGTGACGCGGATCCGATCCGACATGCAGCTGACTACCAAGATGGGTTACTCGAAGTCATTAACCTTGTGGCGAAGGGTTCGATTCCAAAAGGTTACTTTGCCTCGACGATCCCTCAAGAATTTTATCCCAAGTGGCTCGAACTCAAAGTGTTGAATGCGGTCGAGTACAGAGGGCCGAAGTACCGTGTCACCGTCTATGTGCTCGAGAACATCGCGCAGACCAAGTACACGATTCGTCAGCCTGAATTCTACACCGGTCGTCAAAAAGCCATTGCGCTTGATCGTCAGGTTGTCGAACCGGGTGAGCGTGTAGAGATTCTGATTACCGATGATACGCCTCCTATTCGAGAAAAGGCGGCACCGAAGATCGATCCAGATTCCAAGAACTAG
- a CDS encoding TrbI/VirB10 family protein yields MTTLSGQTGPVLQPGDPIKAEKTTPSSKTLVTAAVVIGFVALAIVLSQFRTPPDAVVATKAPKTISIDTEKVDKEIFLKQAGSRIEALEVENDVLRRTLDLDHKTQDEIRKQISDLSKQIGSVQRSGGVTFAPGDGKGARPSGMPPLPPPLAPGGASVQPAAFPLPKGGVPGALPAGRPGATGVQAGGAVDLPQDGIRVLFKTDPATVKKASEKKLWLNTGAIIPVKLLSGMDAPAKTASGAGAGGASQNSPYPVLMVVRDLMKLPNEVMVDARECFILGEGVGELSSERVQIRGTAISCVKQNGEAVDLDLRGFVNGEDGKLGLRGRVVMKEGALLGRTLLAGFVSGISQAFMPYQQGFVIAQSPNQAFNLPSAGPLAMAGAAGGMGQAARFLARHYSMMAASVFPVIEIDAQREVDFIVGTGRELVDYFL; encoded by the coding sequence ATGACGACCTTATCCGGACAGACTGGCCCGGTGTTACAGCCGGGCGATCCCATCAAAGCGGAAAAGACGACCCCATCGTCGAAAACCTTAGTGACCGCGGCTGTGGTGATCGGATTTGTTGCCCTGGCGATCGTACTGAGTCAATTTCGTACTCCGCCCGATGCTGTAGTCGCGACAAAGGCACCAAAGACGATCTCTATTGATACTGAAAAGGTTGACAAGGAGATCTTCCTCAAACAGGCCGGTTCCCGGATTGAGGCGTTGGAAGTAGAGAATGATGTGCTGCGTCGAACACTGGATCTTGACCATAAAACTCAAGATGAGATCAGAAAACAGATCTCTGATTTATCAAAGCAGATCGGGAGTGTCCAGCGTTCCGGCGGAGTGACATTCGCGCCCGGCGATGGTAAGGGCGCTCGGCCGTCCGGCATGCCTCCGCTGCCGCCTCCATTGGCCCCTGGAGGGGCGTCTGTACAGCCAGCGGCCTTTCCTCTTCCGAAGGGTGGTGTACCTGGTGCACTTCCAGCAGGGCGTCCGGGCGCAACGGGTGTTCAGGCCGGTGGGGCCGTTGACCTTCCACAAGATGGGATCCGTGTGCTCTTTAAGACTGATCCTGCGACGGTGAAGAAAGCCTCTGAGAAGAAACTGTGGTTGAACACCGGCGCGATTATCCCGGTCAAATTGTTGTCCGGGATGGATGCCCCCGCGAAAACTGCGAGTGGGGCCGGTGCTGGTGGAGCCTCACAAAACAGTCCCTATCCCGTGTTGATGGTCGTTCGGGATCTCATGAAGCTCCCGAATGAAGTCATGGTCGATGCTCGTGAGTGTTTCATCCTTGGTGAAGGGGTGGGGGAACTCTCGAGTGAGCGTGTGCAAATACGAGGTACTGCGATCTCGTGTGTCAAGCAGAATGGCGAAGCCGTCGACCTTGATCTGAGAGGATTCGTCAACGGTGAAGACGGCAAGCTCGGCTTGCGCGGCCGAGTCGTGATGAAAGAGGGTGCATTACTGGGTCGGACGCTACTGGCTGGTTTCGTTTCAGGGATTTCACAGGCATTTATGCCGTATCAGCAAGGGTTCGTTATCGCTCAAAGCCCCAACCAGGCATTTAATCTTCCTTCAGCCGGTCCGCTTGCCATGGCCGGGGCAGCGGGCGGCATGGGACAAGCGGCTCGGTTTCTCGCCCGACATTACAGCATGATGGCTGCCTCGGTCTTTCCGGTGATCGAGATCGATGCCCAACGTGAGGTGGACTTCATTGTCGGGACTGGTCGCGAACTGGTGGATTACTTCCTGTAA
- a CDS encoding DsbC family protein — translation MSTTKRVGVGLTVAVMVVCEVIAFGQVSQGSERSDVPQMLQSTMEQKFPGMKLRRVAKTEIPSWYLVETESDSPEGLWYVHESGRYVLAGGMFDIQLGRNVTQEYLRERERRVLDSLDLSKTILLQPESPKITKPLLVVDDLDCPVCQKLHPEIKKLVSSGIPVAVLLHPLTTIHPDAYRKSVAVWCSSDRAASLDKALTAQPIENPAQLCQHPVDDILKFGRRLKLHKTPTVFLPSGQRLEGFVSAEQLLSMLQLDASKP, via the coding sequence ATGTCGACAACAAAAAGAGTGGGTGTTGGATTGACAGTCGCGGTGATGGTGGTCTGTGAGGTCATCGCATTCGGTCAAGTTTCCCAAGGGAGTGAACGGAGTGATGTACCGCAAATGCTCCAATCCACAATGGAACAGAAGTTTCCGGGAATGAAACTGCGTCGCGTGGCGAAGACTGAAATCCCGAGTTGGTATCTCGTTGAGACTGAGTCGGATAGTCCGGAAGGGCTGTGGTACGTCCATGAGAGTGGTCGGTATGTGTTAGCAGGCGGGATGTTTGACATTCAACTTGGTCGCAACGTGACTCAGGAATATCTGAGAGAGCGGGAGCGCAGAGTGCTTGATTCACTGGATCTGAGCAAGACGATCCTCCTCCAGCCTGAGTCCCCGAAGATTACAAAACCTCTTTTAGTTGTCGATGATCTGGACTGCCCGGTTTGTCAGAAGCTGCATCCGGAAATCAAGAAGCTGGTTTCCTCAGGGATTCCTGTCGCCGTTCTGCTGCATCCCCTGACCACGATTCACCCCGATGCCTATCGGAAATCAGTGGCGGTCTGGTGTTCTTCTGACCGTGCTGCCTCGCTGGATAAGGCCTTGACTGCTCAGCCTATCGAGAATCCAGCACAGCTTTGTCAGCATCCGGTTGATGACATTTTGAAGTTTGGCCGGCGCCTCAAATTGCACAAGACTCCTACTGTGTTCCTGCCGAGCGGTCAACGTCTGGAAGGATTTGTCTCAGCAGAGCAATTGTTATCGATGCTTCAACTCGATGCGTCCAAACCGTGA
- a CDS encoding TraV family lipoprotein gives MMSSRRQVNLLGYESMHQFFFPVVKGLALLLLGTLTACGGGYQSDFSCKGYPDQAICESVSMAYANRFDKPAMVTEKHGGNSSSDHGDSKAAQDLPLPVNGAFAGRAESFLGKPIVTPAKTLQVWIAPWQDAKGRLHEATIVYQVVEGPRFVYGHQFGGKGAAASSYGRSREFIPRNSRMVEPPSTRNRAGGPATASGLSAVQSHEPTGGPTGGAEHPPTMSPLPQGLPQMPVPGGASPYMLEDGPLGLPTMP, from the coding sequence ATGATGTCCTCTCGCAGGCAAGTCAATCTTCTGGGCTATGAGTCCATGCACCAGTTCTTCTTTCCGGTTGTGAAGGGGCTCGCCCTCCTCTTGTTGGGGACATTGACTGCGTGCGGAGGGGGGTACCAATCAGATTTCTCGTGCAAAGGCTACCCGGATCAGGCGATTTGCGAATCGGTTTCCATGGCGTATGCGAATCGGTTTGATAAACCGGCAATGGTGACTGAGAAACATGGAGGCAATTCCTCATCTGATCATGGGGATTCGAAAGCTGCGCAGGATCTCCCGTTGCCGGTGAATGGCGCCTTTGCTGGTCGAGCGGAATCCTTTCTCGGCAAGCCGATCGTGACCCCTGCGAAGACTCTCCAGGTGTGGATCGCGCCATGGCAGGATGCGAAGGGTCGTCTCCACGAAGCGACGATTGTCTATCAAGTGGTAGAAGGTCCCCGATTTGTTTATGGACATCAATTTGGAGGCAAGGGAGCAGCCGCGTCATCCTATGGTCGATCTCGCGAGTTTATCCCTCGGAACTCCCGAATGGTGGAGCCGCCGAGTACTCGCAATCGTGCGGGTGGTCCGGCTACGGCTTCAGGTTTGTCGGCGGTTCAATCTCATGAGCCAACCGGAGGTCCAACGGGTGGAGCGGAACATCCGCCTACGATGTCTCCTCTGCCACAGGGTTTGCCGCAAATGCCGGTTCCTGGTGGGGCGTCTCCGTACATGCTGGAGGATGGACCCCTGGGATTACCGACAATGCCATAA
- a CDS encoding TraC family protein, translated as MSTILETRVKQTVERTSLSEWLPYEAYDEKNRVYRMDDGRIGILWASRPILGLDEGRIQKLTNLFESDLPIGTTFQFMLHASPIIEPCLDQHVVLAERGTQSPEHHAAARAKKEFYLHARDTSLIPNPPLKPRDITLYVSITMPVKDINPDGWDEESVYQALDGIEEQLRTMGLLPQRVPPLQFLWLLHVLLNPGHSWNDRPPGYSDEILLRDQAVRLDTVMNVKTKMLELDNKFVKTMTIQSWPLHWHGGRNREFIGSLMKLTDQLICPFFITLNVLKLDQVSEKARFNKKHLVISNQAKGLFLNLIPVFRSKLEHSNAMAVEIENSRQFIGQFFQVAIYADSPRQAQQQADSMKSIYRAMDINLQDDFFIGLKIFLCGLPMALPSDAKLLRDGLRRLKTVHTAVPAHCAPLVGDWKGGGSPVLLYTSRSGQVVSLDLFANQQGNYNFSAIATSGAGKSFWMNDLIENYLQVGGRGWIIDAGYSYVKLCELRKGQYIQYAKQGAKLCFNPFSKLVHWGDGSSAYDDDYADEMERAKDRADEFWSLVAIHAQMVSPSQKLNDVQMALLEEAIQFVLQDEGNSGTPTHVMMRLRESKDDRAQDMALVLQKFSKGGMYEHLFNRVNNINFENDLVVMEMDGLGDQKALGSVLLLSVQMSIQSAMFEKTNKGRRKFLVMDEAWDLLSDGGNCGPFFEKAVRRVRKYGGSIGTITQNIDDYDVKMKEVGMALLGNSDFKLLLKQHPESIESMRRTGKIKLNDFEYSLLESVDRGRGYSEIFAITPFGRGVVRLVVPRQTQLLYTTDPDELHMIAQVRKEHGEDLSITEVIKIMIQEEHRRSGQSARTT; from the coding sequence ATGTCGACCATACTAGAAACTCGCGTGAAACAGACAGTTGAGCGGACCTCGTTGAGTGAATGGCTTCCCTATGAGGCTTACGACGAGAAGAATCGTGTCTATCGAATGGATGATGGCCGCATCGGAATCCTATGGGCCAGCCGACCGATCTTAGGGCTTGATGAAGGGCGGATTCAAAAGCTGACCAACTTGTTTGAGTCGGATCTTCCTATCGGAACCACCTTTCAATTCATGCTCCATGCGTCCCCTATAATCGAACCGTGCTTGGATCAGCATGTGGTGCTTGCCGAACGGGGGACTCAGAGCCCCGAACATCATGCTGCTGCCCGTGCCAAGAAGGAGTTTTATCTGCACGCGAGAGATACATCTCTGATTCCAAATCCTCCCCTAAAGCCTCGTGACATCACACTCTATGTCTCCATTACGATGCCGGTAAAGGATATCAATCCTGATGGGTGGGACGAAGAATCGGTCTATCAGGCCTTAGATGGGATCGAAGAACAGCTTCGCACGATGGGACTGTTGCCTCAGCGTGTACCTCCGCTCCAGTTTCTCTGGCTACTTCATGTCTTATTGAATCCCGGCCATTCATGGAACGATCGTCCCCCTGGCTACTCAGATGAGATTCTCCTTCGTGATCAAGCCGTGCGGTTGGATACGGTGATGAACGTCAAAACCAAAATGCTGGAACTTGACAATAAATTCGTCAAGACCATGACCATCCAATCGTGGCCCCTTCATTGGCACGGAGGGCGTAATCGGGAGTTCATCGGTAGCTTGATGAAGCTGACCGATCAGCTCATTTGCCCCTTCTTCATCACATTAAACGTACTGAAGTTGGATCAAGTTTCAGAAAAGGCACGATTCAACAAGAAACATCTGGTGATCTCCAATCAAGCTAAAGGGTTGTTTCTGAACCTCATTCCCGTGTTTCGCTCAAAGCTCGAACATTCCAATGCGATGGCGGTAGAGATCGAGAATAGTCGTCAGTTTATTGGCCAGTTTTTCCAAGTGGCGATCTATGCCGATTCTCCTCGGCAGGCGCAACAACAAGCGGACTCCATGAAGTCCATCTATCGCGCGATGGATATCAATCTTCAGGACGATTTCTTCATTGGCTTGAAGATTTTCCTCTGCGGCCTGCCGATGGCGTTGCCTTCTGACGCCAAGCTTTTGCGGGATGGGTTGCGCCGACTCAAGACGGTGCACACCGCTGTTCCCGCGCATTGTGCGCCATTGGTGGGGGATTGGAAGGGGGGCGGCTCCCCGGTCCTCTTATACACGTCCCGCTCCGGACAGGTTGTCTCACTCGATCTCTTTGCGAATCAACAAGGTAATTATAATTTTTCGGCGATTGCGACGTCCGGTGCCGGAAAGTCGTTCTGGATGAATGACTTGATCGAGAACTATCTGCAGGTGGGTGGGCGTGGATGGATTATCGATGCCGGGTATAGCTACGTCAAACTATGTGAACTTCGCAAGGGCCAGTATATCCAATATGCGAAGCAAGGGGCGAAGCTGTGTTTCAACCCATTCTCCAAGCTCGTGCATTGGGGTGATGGCTCCAGCGCCTATGACGATGATTATGCCGATGAGATGGAGCGAGCAAAGGATCGTGCAGATGAATTCTGGTCGTTGGTTGCGATCCATGCCCAGATGGTGAGTCCGTCGCAGAAACTGAACGATGTACAGATGGCCCTCCTCGAGGAAGCCATTCAGTTCGTCCTTCAGGACGAAGGCAATAGTGGAACGCCCACGCACGTAATGATGCGTCTTCGAGAATCGAAGGATGATCGCGCACAGGATATGGCGTTAGTTCTGCAGAAGTTTTCCAAGGGCGGTATGTACGAGCATCTGTTCAATCGGGTGAACAATATCAATTTTGAAAATGATTTGGTGGTGATGGAGATGGACGGGCTAGGAGACCAGAAAGCTCTAGGCTCTGTCCTCCTGCTCTCGGTCCAGATGAGCATTCAAAGCGCCATGTTTGAAAAAACGAATAAAGGACGCCGTAAGTTCTTGGTCATGGATGAAGCGTGGGATCTCCTCTCGGATGGGGGAAACTGCGGTCCGTTTTTCGAAAAGGCTGTGCGCCGGGTCAGAAAATATGGGGGATCGATTGGAACCATTACCCAGAACATTGATGACTATGACGTGAAGATGAAGGAAGTCGGGATGGCTCTGTTGGGGAATTCCGATTTCAAGCTCCTACTGAAGCAACATCCCGAGAGTATCGAAAGCATGCGGCGTACTGGAAAGATCAAGCTGAACGATTTCGAGTATTCCCTTTTGGAGAGCGTGGACCGGGGAAGGGGATATTCGGAGATCTTTGCCATCACGCCCTTTGGTCGAGGTGTTGTCCGCCTGGTGGTCCCACGACAGACCCAGTTGCTCTACACGACCGATCCCGATGAACTCCATATGATTGCACAGGTTCGAAAGGAACATGGCGAGGATCTGAGTATTACCGAGGTCATCAAGATCATGATTCAAGAGGAACACCGTCGGAGCGGTCAATCAGCGCGGACTACTTAG
- a CDS encoding S26 family signal peptidase → MNADMVVTQPKIQVAGRITRWIDEHPRVFWGMVFVYAAIFTLAAISPWYQIHMRDQESWPFHTVFLIKKGRLPERGELVAFQLREEYVERIEPHAPRTQIPVNTMWMKRVLGMPGDRVDVVENQVVINGQPVASGLGRDRFGVPIYLTSFRGEIPLHQYYVSLPHPRSFDSRYYGMVKESDVIGLAVPLF, encoded by the coding sequence ATGAATGCAGATATGGTTGTCACGCAACCCAAAATACAGGTAGCCGGCAGGATTACTCGCTGGATCGATGAGCATCCTCGTGTGTTTTGGGGAATGGTCTTTGTCTATGCGGCGATCTTTACGTTGGCCGCTATTTCTCCTTGGTATCAAATTCATATGCGAGATCAGGAGAGCTGGCCGTTTCATACGGTGTTCTTGATTAAGAAGGGGAGGTTGCCTGAACGCGGGGAGTTGGTAGCTTTCCAGCTACGGGAGGAATACGTCGAGCGCATTGAACCCCATGCTCCGAGAACACAAATACCCGTGAATACGATGTGGATGAAGCGAGTCTTGGGTATGCCTGGGGATCGGGTGGATGTTGTTGAGAATCAAGTGGTGATCAACGGACAACCGGTTGCGTCTGGACTCGGTCGTGATCGTTTTGGTGTTCCGATCTACCTCACGAGTTTCCGCGGGGAGATTCCACTACATCAGTATTATGTCTCTCTTCCTCATCCGCGGTCTTTTGATTCGCGATATTACGGGATGGTGAAAGAAAGTGACGTGATCGGTCTTGCAGTTCCCTTGTTCTAG
- the trbC gene encoding type-F conjugative transfer system pilin assembly protein TrbC has product MMPLHLLVANLVLGLGIVSSWPVLAGQMTPSQTPSEKTHQQIASEIARYSRQHVQQTMPSKTPKEMRKDGVYLLVSFSMPEETLKEYFRQAKQLGARVLIQGLVNNSFKETQTRIMRIYMTAENQPDESTHAGIAIDPVIFRKASVSGVPALVFWSEDHYWMASGAGSVEYLLRVLARHDRQLDSWVGWLERRQQGFLQGGPTTEPRPKLPAISANYKVAGEYQTFQIAERDMITMMKEGIAKVDWEKVRQHEEEILKGKLHRGPGLKIPDAQSPRTFLVDMTMEYPEDITDPTSKTILVKAGARVNPLQKVKWPYAMIFLNADNQDQVRWARRYLDAHDRMYVKVAVTEGDIAEAMKALEHRVYWADTYLLQRFGVVAVPSVVKQEGERLKVQEYALR; this is encoded by the coding sequence ATGATGCCGCTGCATCTCCTTGTAGCCAATCTGGTTCTGGGTCTCGGTATTGTTTCTTCCTGGCCGGTTCTGGCTGGGCAAATGACTCCAAGTCAAACACCATCAGAAAAGACCCATCAACAGATCGCTTCTGAAATTGCGCGATATTCAAGGCAGCACGTACAGCAGACGATGCCGTCGAAAACACCGAAAGAGATGCGGAAGGATGGCGTGTATTTGCTCGTGTCGTTCTCAATGCCTGAAGAAACTCTCAAAGAGTACTTCCGTCAAGCAAAGCAGCTGGGCGCGCGTGTGCTGATTCAGGGCCTGGTGAACAATTCCTTTAAGGAAACACAGACCCGAATCATGCGGATTTATATGACAGCTGAAAATCAGCCCGATGAGTCGACACATGCCGGTATCGCCATTGATCCTGTGATATTTCGGAAAGCGTCCGTGTCGGGAGTTCCAGCGTTAGTCTTTTGGTCTGAGGATCATTATTGGATGGCCTCAGGGGCGGGGAGCGTTGAGTACTTGCTTCGTGTGCTTGCGAGACATGATCGGCAATTAGATTCTTGGGTGGGTTGGTTAGAGCGGCGTCAGCAGGGCTTTTTGCAAGGAGGGCCAACGACAGAACCCAGACCGAAGCTTCCTGCGATAAGTGCGAATTACAAGGTCGCGGGTGAATACCAAACCTTCCAGATTGCTGAGCGGGACATGATCACAATGATGAAGGAAGGCATTGCGAAGGTTGACTGGGAGAAGGTGAGACAACACGAAGAGGAGATTCTCAAGGGGAAGCTTCATCGGGGACCAGGGCTGAAGATCCCTGATGCTCAATCACCCAGGACCTTCCTCGTCGATATGACCATGGAGTATCCGGAAGACATTACAGATCCGACGTCCAAAACAATCTTGGTGAAGGCAGGCGCTCGTGTCAATCCGTTACAGAAGGTGAAGTGGCCTTATGCGATGATCTTTCTCAATGCCGACAATCAGGATCAGGTGCGTTGGGCTCGACGGTATCTCGATGCACACGATCGGATGTATGTGAAGGTGGCTGTGACCGAAGGGGATATTGCTGAAGCGATGAAGGCGCTTGAACACCGGGTCTATTGGGCCGATACGTATCTGCTGCAACGGTTTGGTGTGGTGGCCGTGCCCAGTGTGGTCAAGCAAGAGGGGGAACGGTTGAAGGTACAGGAGTATGCGTTGCGATGA
- a CDS encoding TraU family protein — MNARWFGVLKRGVLSVILVILCGLPFSGVVAPDTAEAFCQTSTNVLASSLATTCWECMFPISMSGFTLFNAGEDYTVPAVGPGRAPYYGSVLCGCICFNGVCIPGLPFGIWEPKNLIEVVHDPLCFPSLGVSLTGGFTHIGRGSESTQMDDTELNHSFWNVHYISYPLWFLIGIGLDIACLNPGGIADEIDVVFISEIDPSWNDDILNLMLFPEALLIANPIALSACAADSLASSLGFPIDALFWCAGSQGFLYPPDGNHSGAGTDLGPAALSGFHMLSKLARVGAEAYTAGNGALICDDFPTGLIVKSQYKYQLIYPIPNTGTIGPCCQPVGRTLMMWGLNKSIPAVGEDYVFLLWKLQRCCML, encoded by the coding sequence ATGAATGCACGCTGGTTCGGTGTTCTGAAGCGGGGTGTCCTTAGCGTGATTCTGGTTATTCTCTGCGGTCTGCCTTTCTCGGGGGTAGTGGCTCCAGACACTGCCGAAGCCTTTTGTCAGACGAGCACCAATGTTCTTGCCAGCTCGCTCGCTACGACATGTTGGGAGTGTATGTTTCCCATTAGCATGTCGGGGTTCACGCTCTTTAATGCTGGTGAGGACTATACCGTTCCGGCGGTTGGACCAGGACGAGCCCCGTACTACGGGTCTGTTTTGTGTGGTTGTATTTGCTTCAACGGTGTCTGTATCCCCGGACTTCCCTTCGGCATCTGGGAGCCCAAAAACCTGATTGAAGTGGTGCATGATCCCCTCTGTTTCCCGTCGTTGGGAGTGTCGCTGACGGGTGGATTCACCCATATTGGGCGCGGGTCTGAATCGACCCAGATGGACGATACGGAACTGAATCACTCCTTTTGGAATGTTCATTATATCTCCTATCCCCTTTGGTTTCTGATCGGTATTGGGCTCGATATCGCTTGTCTCAATCCGGGGGGGATCGCGGATGAGATTGATGTCGTGTTCATCTCCGAGATTGATCCGTCCTGGAACGACGACATTCTCAACTTGATGCTGTTTCCCGAGGCGTTGCTCATTGCAAATCCGATTGCGCTCAGTGCATGTGCGGCCGATTCACTCGCTTCGTCCTTAGGATTTCCCATCGATGCCTTGTTTTGGTGTGCAGGGTCACAAGGATTTCTCTATCCTCCGGATGGCAACCATTCAGGTGCTGGTACGGATCTCGGTCCCGCTGCATTGTCGGGATTTCATATGTTGTCCAAGCTCGCGCGCGTAGGTGCGGAGGCGTATACCGCCGGCAATGGAGCTCTGATCTGCGATGACTTTCCGACAGGGCTTATCGTGAAGAGCCAGTACAAGTATCAATTGATCTATCCCATTCCAAATACCGGGACGATAGGACCGTGCTGTCAGCCGGTTGGTCGAACCCTCATGATGTGGGGTCTGAATAAATCCATCCCTGCAGTCGGTGAGGATTATGTGTTCCTACTATGGAAGCTCCAGCGATGTTGCATGCTGTAA